DNA from Rubripirellula lacrimiformis:
GGCTATAATCCAATAGGTACCGCATTCCGGCGTGTGACTCTACCCATGCCGGTTCGACAAATCGATCGAGTGTGATCACCCAATCCGATTGTTCATGAATCGCAGTCAATCGGCGAACGTCACCTGCGATTCCAACATTCAGCACTGGCAGTCGCGGTCCACCCCCGTGATTCAGTTCAAGAACAGACGCGAGAGCCTGTTGGTGTTTTAATAGCGTGCTCGAAAGTATTCCTGAATCGGATTCACTTGGCGCCGAAACACAATATTTCCATGGTGGGCCTCCAGGAAGTAAGCGAAACGGGCAAAGCAGTCCGCCAAGCACGGCCGTGCCTCGATCCTCAGAGACATCTTCAGTTGTTACCATGACCGTGGTGATGTCCATCAACATGGTCAGATGCGACCCGCCTTCGGCAAGTTCGGTCAGCTGCTCACTATCGCGGATAGATGTTTCCAAGAGCGGTTGAAAAGCCGATGTCGCATGGGTTCCGCCCCGCTGCTCTAGGCTTTGGCGAAGTGGTACCATTCCTGGCATCGTCGATGGTAGCGGCTGGCGAAAATGGGCGAGTAGTTCAATGCTTTCGATTCCGCCGTCATTCACCTCCCCCGATTCCTCAACGTCATCAATCTGAAAGCCTCGAACCGAATCAATCAATACTTGAGAGGCAAATGATCCGTCTCCTGCGTTATCAGTGACCACGCGAATTTTTCGCGCATGCGGGTGAAGGCTGACGTAGTTGTCGATGTGTCTCGCACTTTTTGCTAACAGTGCGTCTCCAATTCCTTGGTCGTTTGAAGACAAACTCAAAACCTGACTTACCAATGACAACGCACGTGCGGGATCTGGCCAATCAACGGGCAACGCAGCCGTCCAAAGAAAGTCAAGGCATCCGCTGGTCAGTCGTACCGCTCCGTCAATGGCGGTCGTAAGCATAGGGCAACCTGTTGGTTCGATCAGCTCAAATGAATCCAGGTCAATGTTGGCCTTGCGTTCGGACACGGCACTGGACGAACGACTTATTTCATCAATTAGGTCCGTCGTTGTCTGCAGATACGTACGGAACCAGGCGACACGAAGCGGGTGAAGCGGTGACGTCAGAGACGCCGAGATCGTCCGGCCGTCGCATCGAAGAGCAATTAAGCCCGTGTCGATCGACAATGCAAGTTGACGTTCGGAGGTATCAGCGTCGCCAATCCAGTTGAGGTAGGCGTCGACGTATGCATCGGCGGAGGCCAGTAAGTCATCGCTCCAGTGGGCGGTTGCGATCCAACGCCGTGGACCTTGGTTCCTAAGCTGCCCCCAAAAGTGCTGTCGTGCTGCTTGAAAACGTTTTCCGGCGGTTGTCTTCACAGAAGTTTCATGGTCTCGGAGCCCTTGAATCGACAAGGTTTCTCCAGCAATCGCATCGACCTCCCAGATGCCAAGCAGATTCGGGTGGTCAAGTGTTCGGCTTTCAATTTCTTTCAGCATTGGACTTAGCGAAATCCGGATCCGATCACCCGAATTCAAGCTCAACGTGAACACATTTTCTCCTGTTCCTGACCATTGAAACGCGGTCTCTGCGAGAGCCACATCCTCTCGTTCAACGGCAAGTCGAAGCTTCGCAAGTGGAATGTCGCGATTCGACTTCACCGACTTACTGGCTTCCACCTCGGTACCCGCCTCGTCATCGGACGGTCTTAATTGAATTTCTTCGCTTATGGCTTCGTAAGGTTTGTCATCATCATTTGCCAGTTCCGCTCCCGATTCAGAAAGCGCGGTTAGTCGCACTTGAACCACAATGGACGAGGTGTCCTCGGGCCAATCAACGGTCGACAGTTTGATCGTCGATCGTTTGACGGTTCCTTTTACCTTTTTGACCGGTAGTGCAACGTCCGGGCTTTCGGATGTCGCATAGAAGTCCAATGACGGAATCATTTCGATTCGCCATTTATCCAGTCCCTCGGGGCTCTTAGGGTCGGATTCCCAGCGAACTTGTATTTCCCCCTTGTGGCCAACCACGGCAAATGGCTGCGCGCCGATTTCAGTCTGAAGCAGTTTGCTCCACTTTTGAACCTTTCCTTCTGAATCCAACCAAGGCGTGAAGGCGAGTTTTCGCAGCTGCGAACGACTGCGAGAAATCAAATCCCAATTGGAGAAGAAGTACGAAGCGTCATCTTTCTCAGCAATCGCATGCATCCAAGACCGCCAATCGCTCAGTTGATGACGATCGAGCAACGACTCTATGTCACGTCGTCGCAGTCCAGCTTGTACGCCCACCTCATCGAGACGGTCGGAAAGTGAAGAATACGACTTGACCGGTCTGGCGATCTCTTTTGCCGCCCGGGCATTCGCCAGTAGGCGTTCAACTTCGAATCCAGCGTCGGGGATCAATCCGATGCGATGGCAATGCGTCGCGGCCGCTGAACGCTGACTATCCGCACAGGCGATCGTGGCACAATAGGTTGCTCGATCTTCTTCACTGATGCCTGGCAGTTTGCTCGTAACCGTCCACCAGTGCCATTAAGCGTTGCGGGTTGACGGTTACTTTTTGATTCGTCGACGGCGAGCGCGGCGGATTCGTTTGCGATCGGCGGCTTGTCGGCGTTCGTCTTGGCGATACTCGCGGATGGATTCCGGGTGCGATTCTCGCCATGTGTGGGGAGACATCGCGGCCCAGTTGGTTTCGCCGACAAGTGCTCGACGCAGGACGTCTTCCAGGTACGCGTGAACGTCCAGGTCGTTTCGAATCGCTGTTCCGATGATTGTCATCAGGTTGGCGGCTCGTTCACCTGCCGACAACGAGCCTTTGAACAGCCAGTTCTTTCGCCCCGTCGCGACACGTTTCATTAACTGCTCGCAGTCGTTGTTGTCGATCGGGATCCCAGCGTCGTCGATGAAGCGACCCAGCGCCTCCCGGTGACGACAGATGTACGCGGCCGCTTGCCCGAGATTGCTTTTGGGAAGCACCTTCGGCGAACTCATCTGATCGCTGGCCAAGTACTCGTCGATCTGCCCAAGCACATGACTCGACAAGCTTCGGCGTCTGGCAAGTCGCTCCGCGTCACCCAACTCTTTGATTTGATCTTCGATGTCGTAGAGCATGCGGATCAGTGATTCCAGCTTGGCGACTTGGATCGGGAATGCGCTGCGGCACTCGTCGACCTTGCGGCGCGCATGCGCCCAGCACGCCGCCAACGTGATTCGCGAATCGCTGCGCACACCGATCTTTTGAAAGCCCGACCAGCAGTCTCCGATAAGTGTTCCTTCATAATCCCCCAGTACGTCGTCCGGACCGTCGCGGTGGCGACTGACAGTGAAGTCGAACGCCACCACTGGAAGGCGTGAAGCGTAGTAGCCCCAGAAGTTCGCTCTGATACTCGGCTTTCCCGAATCGATCGCCTTGGCGAAGACCTCGCTGATCCGCTCACCGCGAGGATGGTTCGACAAGTCCGGCATCGTTCTTGGCGTGATCAGCACGACGCCGGTATCGTCACAGCCAACGCAGGTGTCTGTTTTAAGAAGCGATCGCAGGTGCTCAGCCAACGGACGCAGCGTGAACTCCACGGCCGTTTCGATATTCGCCAGCGTGCTGCGACTGGGCGTCCAACCGCTGCCGGCGAACAAGTCCTGCTGGCGGTAAAACGGCAAGTGATAAAAGTATTTCCAGGCCACCACTTCCACGCCGACCGAGGTGTCAAAGCGGTCACCTTGGACGAGTCCGGTCGGACGCTCGGGACTGGTGATGCCTTGGTTCTGATTGGCTGGGTGAACGTACTTGGCGTATTTATTGACCCGCACGCGAAGCTCGGGCCGAATCCACTCGAGCGTTTCGACTTCGTCATAGCCGATCAGCTTGAGACCCTCGCGCCTGTCTTCGGGTAGGTCGATGATCCGCTCGATGCGAGGCAAGTGTTCGGGGAACTTGCGGTCGTTTTTGATGAGAGATTTGGACTTGCGTTTCTTCTGTTCTTCTTCGGCATCTTCGATGACTTGCTCGGCTTCACGGACGGCTTCTTCGAGCGCGCTGACCACTTCGGGCGTGGCTTCGTCGCCGAGATCTAGAAAGAGCTGGCCTTCGCCATCGGTGCGGCGTTCACTTCGCCGGCCAAAGAGTTGCTGAAGTAGCTTGTCGACTCGGAGCTGCAGGTCAACGTTTTCCGACTCGAGTTTGTCGTTGTGATTCTTCAACTCGAGAACCGAGTGGGCTTGCTGCTCGACTTGCGATTGCAAGCTCGCGACCAACCTCTGAAGATCTTTCACATCGCTGGGGAACTGATCGTCGGTAAGTTGCTTTGTATCCATGATGTGTGATTGTACGCATCATGGATGCAAATGGTTTGGCTCAAGCGGCTTTCATTCGCTTACGTCTTGTCTTGGCGGATTTCAGTGACACGCCCGCGATCCACATGGCCAGTTCCACCGAATCGATCGTGACATGCGATTGGTCACCTTGCGGCTTTGGCAGCTCGACGGTGCCTTGCTCGAGTCGTCGATACCACAGCGTCAGCCCGCCGGTTTCCCACCAGAGAGCTTTGATGCGATCCCGCTTGCGATTAACGAACAGGAACAACGCTCCGCCGGTGACGTTGTGACCGAGCGATGCGGTGACGATGCCGGTCAGTCCGTCGAACCCCTTTCGGAAGTCGACCGGCGTGGTGCAGAGATAGATGGGAGTGCTGGTGGGCAGGCCGATCATGACCGCACCGACGTGGGGCCCGTCGCCTCGAACCGGATACGAACGCCGCCGGGGAGCTCAACGGACATCATGGTAACGGTTTCTGTCGGCGGGCTCAGTTCTGCTTGCCGGTTTGGGGGCAGACTGACAGGGATGAACCGGGGGAGCGACGGCGATGATGACGGGGTGTCGGCTTGCAGCATGCGACGCCACCGATAAAAGGAGGCGGGTGAGAAACCTTCGGCAGCACAGAACTGGGCAACGGTTTGGCTGCTCTGCTGAAATCGATCGATCCGATCGATCCAGGATCGGCGAGTGGCGGCGTGGGAACGGTCAGTCATCGGCACGAGCTCCTAGTCACGAGAGAACACAAAGCTCCAACGCTAACCCACGCGCCTACAACGGTTCTGGTGTACGGTTACGTTTGCTCAACCGAAGCGCCTTCGAGACGTATTGGCGGACATCTTCATCGAGTTCCTTTATTAGCTCCTGTTGAGACGCAAGCCAGTACTTGTCCAGGTCGAATACTGCAAATGCATTGCGTAATGAACTTGCGGTCGAATCGGTCAGGCCAGCAGGCACCAATAGAATGAATGCCTGCGGTTTCCGATTACGAAGTTCGATCGCTCTTTCTGTATTCAGCTCCGATGTCGAAAGATCCTCTTTGCTCTTGCTGGTCAGTACATAGCATCGATCCATTTCGACGTACTGGATGATGCATTCACATAGAAATCGAGCGATAGGATCGTCAAGATGGTCGACACGAAGGCAGTGACCTTGCTCTCGCTGAGTGATCTCGTTGGAAAGCTTTTTGGCCAGCCGTCGAAAGATGAGTTGTGTACCGGAATCAATCATGCGGTGGTGCCCTCAGCTGCTTTCCTGCCTAGAGAAACGGTGAGGTTCTGGACGTTGAAATCGTCAGACAGCCCTCGGAAGAATCCGGTTTGACGCAGCCGACGCTTGAAGGCGTTAAAGTTTTCGGCCGTCGCCGCACGGCTGCTCGTCGACTCCATCTCTCTGGGAGGCCGATCAATCAGAATGCCAAATCGCTGATGCATCCAAGTCAGGAATTCATCTAGTCGGATGCTGCCGACTGGCTGAGCCTCATTAATATTGGTCCGGTGACGATCGACAGCATTCAGATACACGAGCGTGCGCAACAACTCGTCCGTCAAAACATATCGCCAATTTCGGGGGCCCTGAGTGTTGCCGAGCAACAGACCATAGGGGCGGTTGAGGCCGCCAACTCCCTTGTACCATTGCGTGTAAGCTTGCACACCTTTGGTTCGTTGTGAGTTGCAAAGAATCGCGTTCAGCGCAGAGATCGGTCCGTCACGCGAGATGAGTTCCTGTAGATCAACTCTTGCTTGCTCGCGTTCAGCCTCTCCGGACAAATCGCTTTGGGTCTCGATCAAGATTGACTCCAACTCGATCTCTGCTCGGCCTTGAATGTCACTCGACTGTTCTGCTGCTAGAAGTGCCTCGAGATACTGCGAAACGGGTGTTTCGGCGTCGTGCGGAATCAACTGCTTAAGAGTATCTGAACGTTCTCGCATCCGATGCAGCGTAAACAGCCGAAGATTGTCGCGAAAGAACCTTCCCGTCGACTCTAGGTCACGTTCTACACACGACCGGGCGAGTGAATCACTTTGGCTGGTTCGATCCCCCGTCACATCGACATAAACTTCGGGGTAATATTCATCGCCTTCTGGCATCTTGCCTGTCTGGCAAAGGGAAGACACATTCCCCATCAAGCGAAGGCTATAGGTGAGCAAATCCAAATTGATCGTTGCCATCAGCATTCGGCTTACGAATGCTGGGGGCAAAAGTTGACGATATCCACGTAAAATCAATGCAATGTTTTGGCCAGCCTGTTTCGCTTGGTCCGGCAAACAGGGCCTGGGTTCACCCAATTCCTGATTGCTAATCGCCCCCGTTTCAAATTCTTCTAATACGCGAAGCGTTAGCAGGGTGTGGATATCTACTTCCGTGACGTCATCATAGTGGCCTTCGTAAGGAGGCGTGTCTTGCATCTGCAGCCCCGCGCCAAAAACGTCTTTTAGCCACTGTTGCAGATTCAATCGCCGCTCGTTCAGGGTTCCGCCGAGCCCGCAATTGCACATTGACGAGTACAGAAAACGTGGCACATTTCGCTGTCGACTGGAGGGTTTCGGCATTCCCGTTTTGTAGGTGAGCAGAGTGTTGGGACTTACGAACTCTAGTTTTTCCCGGGTCTTTCCTCGTCCGGCTCGGCCCACTGTCAATGACACCGCGCGAACCCATTGCTCCAAGAGTGCTTTGTCGTCGCCTGAAAACCCCTCGATGCTTGAATTCTTAGCTAGTCCGTCAACGTAGCTGGCGATCGACCGGCTTTCGTTTTTCCCAGACGTTCGGTTTCGGCCGCGTGTGACCACAAGATTGAAAAGCGTGGGCAGAAGTCGTTCGACATCAAAGTCATTCATCTCAATCGACAATAACAGGTCAAACTTCGTTCTCCGAAGCTGTTTTGGAATTTTAAACATGGCTGATGATCGCCTCCTCCTGACGCATGATCTTGCCTTCGCAAGACGTTACCAGACTCCGATCACCACCCGACGTCACCAGAACGACCTGGTGGGTTGGCGATGTCAACAGTTGTGCACGCAACCTTTGGAAATCCATCAACAGAGATTGGTGTTCCGCCGCATCGGGCGTGGTCCCATCCGCTGCACGCATAAGCAGTTCAAACATTTGTAAACCGATAGTCATCTCAGGCCAACCACTCACATGTCGGAGAATGAAGTGATCCGGGAGGTAATTCAAAAAGCGATTTGACGTTGTAGGTTGAATGAGTTCAAAAGCGTCCGCAGGCCATTGCCGGATCACGATCAGGGACTCATCACTTGAATCAAGCCGCAGAGCAAGTCCTTCCGCCGCTGCGTGTTTCGGGACTCGGTCTAAACGCCGAAGTCCAGTTAGAAGCCGGTCTTTCACGAGGGCAGGGTGCGTTTGACCCGACACGATGTCTCGAAACAGATGTAGAGATCGTGACGGAATCAACGTGCTCGGATCCGGCAGGCCACCCAGAACATCACGAGTGAGCTCGAAAAAGTAGCGACGCTTCAATTGATGCAATGCTTCGCGATCCTGGTCTTCGCCGATCGGATACTGGATGCCCGAAAGTGT
Protein-coding regions in this window:
- a CDS encoding ATP-binding protein, giving the protein MIPDAGFEVERLLANARAAKEIARPVKSYSSLSDRLDEVGVQAGLRRRDIESLLDRHQLSDWRSWMHAIAEKDDASYFFSNWDLISRSRSQLRKLAFTPWLDSEGKVQKWSKLLQTEIGAQPFAVVGHKGEIQVRWESDPKSPEGLDKWRIEMIPSLDFYATSESPDVALPVKKVKGTVKRSTIKLSTVDWPEDTSSIVVQVRLTALSESGAELANDDDKPYEAISEEIQLRPSDDEAGTEVEASKSVKSNRDIPLAKLRLAVEREDVALAETAFQWSGTGENVFTLSLNSGDRIRISLSPMLKEIESRTLDHPNLLGIWEVDAIAGETLSIQGLRDHETSVKTTAGKRFQAARQHFWGQLRNQGPRRWIATAHWSDDLLASADAYVDAYLNWIGDADTSERQLALSIDTGLIALRCDGRTISASLTSPLHPLRVAWFRTYLQTTTDLIDEISRSSSAVSERKANIDLDSFELIEPTGCPMLTTAIDGAVRLTSGCLDFLWTAALPVDWPDPARALSLVSQVLSLSSNDQGIGDALLAKSARHIDNYVSLHPHARKIRVVTDNAGDGSFASQVLIDSVRGFQIDDVEESGEVNDGGIESIELLAHFRQPLPSTMPGMVPLRQSLEQRGGTHATSAFQPLLETSIRDSEQLTELAEGGSHLTMLMDITTVMVTTEDVSEDRGTAVLGGLLCPFRLLPGGPPWKYCVSAPSESDSGILSSTLLKHQQALASVLELNHGGGPRLPVLNVGIAGDVRRLTAIHEQSDWVITLDRFVEPAWVESHAGMRYLLDYSPDITDGLSRRLFVTTGHREEAEQVISETLSDLGFDASDTAVTRVLHRLQQVSGRLALRALSSGSSQREAAALAIAVEKLHFDGKLNDTILVPVDSHIEMFTPFRRKGRPEKRRRCDLLLVRPSSQNEIEFELIEVKGRTHRPSPDVFAAIQEQVESTDRLVQSLWCNTKRYDRPIQLYRLRQILEYHLRRAQGFGTVTDTDHWNAILERLTNGQIKIKTTQRGIVVCTSAMPEVFYRGNLEIEVVGDISLDFEASVTSNPSLEQAFLFEGLDEVTDKEPSEPGSTTGENRSSSEPAMPVDSSEIASSDDVQKVASQSDLRDANSASPIVHETPPKQPPTPALPQTPERSELDDLFEDLFQDDDANAPVLESRSEVDLPVEPLVSHQEVKDQDNLVEVPTFDEPDCEVPGPERPADDLTDQASQASSHSDSTNMRKGDVAIVLGDGESGPAYWRPSVSGSPHLFVIGIPGQGKSVTTTRILCELTTQSVPALVLDFHGEFADPDGPFNQLAKPAILNAADGLPFSILEPKNGSGPRAKEGIWELAEICQYVCGLGDIQRDAIYQAFERAYAAVPAGATPSLASVANFLREEEGDGNVKNVIARCRPLFEFGLFADNPTEGISEQFTKGAVIDVHELKSETLQLAAGAFTLRKLYRAMFTWGTADRIRLAIVLDEAHRLAKDVTLPKIMKEGRKFGIAVVVASQDVRDFHDQVLSNAGTKVIFRVNYPDSRKVSGFVRSGSSDTLAEQIERLPVAESMIQTPDMPNSQQIRMRSVNDNDSSN
- a CDS encoding IS66 family transposase, which translates into the protein MDTKQLTDDQFPSDVKDLQRLVASLQSQVEQQAHSVLELKNHNDKLESENVDLQLRVDKLLQQLFGRRSERRTDGEGQLFLDLGDEATPEVVSALEEAVREAEQVIEDAEEEQKKRKSKSLIKNDRKFPEHLPRIERIIDLPEDRREGLKLIGYDEVETLEWIRPELRVRVNKYAKYVHPANQNQGITSPERPTGLVQGDRFDTSVGVEVVAWKYFYHLPFYRQQDLFAGSGWTPSRSTLANIETAVEFTLRPLAEHLRSLLKTDTCVGCDDTGVVLITPRTMPDLSNHPRGERISEVFAKAIDSGKPSIRANFWGYYASRLPVVAFDFTVSRHRDGPDDVLGDYEGTLIGDCWSGFQKIGVRSDSRITLAACWAHARRKVDECRSAFPIQVAKLESLIRMLYDIEDQIKELGDAERLARRRSLSSHVLGQIDEYLASDQMSSPKVLPKSNLGQAAAYICRHREALGRFIDDAGIPIDNNDCEQLMKRVATGRKNWLFKGSLSAGERAANLMTIIGTAIRNDLDVHAYLEDVLRRALVGETNWAAMSPHTWRESHPESIREYRQDERRQAADRKRIRRARRRRIKK
- the tnpB gene encoding IS66 family insertion sequence element accessory protein TnpB (TnpB, as the term is used for proteins encoded by IS66 family insertion elements, is considered an accessory protein, since TnpC, encoded by a neighboring gene, is a DDE family transposase.); protein product: MIGLPTSTPIYLCTTPVDFRKGFDGLTGIVTASLGHNVTGGALFLFVNRKRDRIKALWWETGGLTLWYRRLEQGTVELPKPQGDQSHVTIDSVELAMWIAGVSLKSAKTRRKRMKAA
- the tnpA gene encoding IS66 family insertion sequence element accessory protein TnpA, whose translation is MTDRSHAATRRSWIDRIDRFQQSSQTVAQFCAAEGFSPASFYRWRRMLQADTPSSSPSLPRFIPVSLPPNRQAELSPPTETVTMMSVELPGGVRIRFEATGPTSVRS